The proteins below come from a single Thermopolyspora flexuosa genomic window:
- a CDS encoding xanthine dehydrogenase family protein molybdopterin-binding subunit, whose product MTETLETVPEVGRARRRKEDTRLVTGRTRWTDNIQLPGMLYVAFLRSPMAHARITRVDVSAAREKPGVVAAFSGRDFAEEQGSLPCAWPVTEDMVHPDHPPMAVDTVRYVGEAVACVVATDRYRAADALEAIEVEYEPLPPVLDMNEALKPESPKVHEAGNKAFTWKFSNGDVEAAFRDAPVVIDRRYRQQRLIPSAMEPRAVVVDTDGETFTLYSATQIPHILRVMLALTTGIPEHRLRVIAPDVGGGFGSKLQVTAEEVLCLLICRRLGKPVKWTESRTEGNLTVHHGRDQLQHIEIAAERDGRIRGIRVNLLADMGAYLMLVTPGVPLLGAFMYNGIYKMDAYDFTCTGVFTTKMPTDAYRGAGRPEATYALERAMDELAHELGIDPIELRRRNWIRHEEFPYTTICGLTYDSGNYEAATEKALALFGYDKLRAEQADRRERKDPVQLGIGISTYTEMCGLAPSRVLGSLSYGAGGWEHADVRVLPTGKVEVVTGSSPHGQGHETAWSQIVADQLGVPFEDVTVIHGDTASSHKGMDTYGSRSLAVGGIAIVRACEKVREKARQIAAHLLEASPDDIEFDRGVFRVRGTQSGKTIQEIALATFAAHNLPDGVEPRLDASATFDPENFSFPHGTHLCAVEVDTETGAVKIRSYVAVDDVGRVVNPLIVEGQVHGGIAQGIGQALFEEAVYDSEGNLITTTMADYLLPSAADLPDFVTDRTETPATSNPLGVKGVGEAGTIASTPAVVNAIVDALRPYGVHDVPMPCTPERVWRAVQEGAAS is encoded by the coding sequence GTGACCGAGACGCTCGAGACCGTACCCGAGGTGGGCCGGGCGCGCCGCCGCAAGGAGGACACCCGGCTGGTCACCGGCCGTACCCGGTGGACCGACAACATCCAGCTCCCCGGGATGCTGTACGTGGCGTTCCTGCGCAGCCCGATGGCGCACGCCCGCATCACCCGGGTGGACGTGTCGGCGGCCCGCGAGAAGCCGGGCGTGGTCGCCGCGTTCAGCGGCCGGGACTTCGCCGAGGAGCAGGGCAGCCTGCCGTGCGCCTGGCCGGTCACCGAGGACATGGTGCACCCCGACCACCCGCCGATGGCGGTGGACACGGTCCGGTACGTCGGCGAGGCGGTCGCCTGCGTGGTCGCCACCGACCGCTACCGGGCCGCGGACGCCCTCGAGGCGATCGAGGTCGAGTACGAGCCGCTGCCGCCCGTGCTCGACATGAACGAGGCGCTCAAGCCGGAGTCGCCGAAGGTCCACGAGGCCGGGAACAAGGCGTTCACCTGGAAGTTCTCCAACGGTGACGTCGAGGCGGCGTTCCGCGACGCGCCCGTGGTGATCGACCGGCGTTACCGCCAGCAGCGGCTCATCCCGAGCGCGATGGAGCCGCGGGCGGTGGTCGTGGACACCGACGGCGAGACGTTCACGCTCTACTCGGCCACCCAGATCCCGCACATCCTCCGGGTGATGCTCGCCCTCACCACCGGTATCCCCGAGCACCGGTTGCGGGTGATCGCGCCCGACGTCGGCGGCGGCTTCGGCTCGAAGCTGCAGGTCACCGCCGAGGAGGTGCTGTGCCTGCTGATCTGCCGCCGGCTCGGCAAACCGGTGAAGTGGACCGAGTCGCGCACCGAGGGCAACCTCACCGTGCACCACGGCCGCGACCAGCTCCAGCACATCGAGATCGCGGCCGAGCGGGACGGCCGGATCCGCGGCATCCGGGTGAACCTGCTCGCCGACATGGGCGCGTACCTCATGCTCGTCACCCCGGGCGTGCCGCTGCTCGGCGCGTTCATGTACAACGGCATCTACAAGATGGACGCCTACGACTTCACCTGCACGGGCGTCTTCACCACCAAGATGCCGACCGACGCCTACCGCGGCGCGGGCCGCCCCGAGGCGACGTACGCATTGGAGCGCGCCATGGACGAGCTCGCCCACGAGCTCGGCATCGACCCGATCGAACTGCGGCGGCGCAACTGGATCCGGCACGAGGAGTTCCCGTACACCACGATCTGCGGGCTCACCTACGACTCGGGCAACTACGAGGCGGCGACCGAGAAGGCGCTCGCGCTGTTCGGCTACGACAAGCTCCGCGCCGAGCAGGCCGACCGCCGCGAGCGCAAGGACCCGGTGCAGCTCGGCATCGGCATCTCGACGTACACCGAGATGTGCGGCCTCGCGCCGAGCCGGGTGCTCGGCTCGCTGTCGTACGGCGCGGGCGGCTGGGAGCACGCGGACGTGCGCGTGCTGCCCACCGGCAAGGTCGAGGTGGTCACCGGCAGCAGCCCGCACGGGCAGGGCCACGAGACCGCGTGGAGCCAGATCGTCGCCGACCAGCTCGGCGTGCCGTTCGAGGACGTCACCGTGATCCACGGCGACACCGCCTCCTCGCACAAGGGCATGGACACGTACGGCTCGCGCTCGCTCGCGGTCGGCGGCATCGCGATCGTGCGGGCGTGCGAGAAGGTGCGGGAGAAGGCCAGGCAGATCGCGGCGCACCTGCTCGAGGCGTCCCCGGACGACATCGAGTTCGACCGCGGCGTCTTCCGGGTGCGCGGCACCCAGTCCGGCAAGACGATCCAGGAGATCGCGCTCGCCACGTTCGCCGCGCACAACCTGCCCGACGGCGTGGAGCCGCGGCTGGACGCGAGCGCCACGTTCGACCCGGAGAACTTCTCCTTCCCGCACGGCACCCACCTGTGCGCGGTCGAGGTGGACACCGAGACCGGCGCGGTGAAGATCCGGTCGTACGTGGCGGTCGACGACGTCGGCCGGGTGGTGAACCCGCTGATCGTCGAGGGCCAGGTGCACGGCGGCATCGCGCAGGGCATCGGCCAGGCGCTGTTCGAGGAGGCGGTCTACGACTCCGAGGGCAACCTGATCACCACGACGATGGCCGACTACCTGCTGCCGTCCGCGGCCGACCTGCCCGACTTCGTCACCGACCGCACCGAGACCCCGGCGACCTCGAACCCGCTGGGCGTCAAGGGCGTCGGCGAGGCCGGCACGATCGCGTCCACGCCCGCCGTGGTGAACGCGATCGTGGACGCGCTCCGGCCGTACGGGGTCCACGACGTACCGATGCCGTGCACACCCGAGCGGGTGTGGCGGGCCGTACAGGAAGGGGCCGCCTCATGA
- a CDS encoding L-threonylcarbamoyladenylate synthase: MARYFDVHPVDPQPRAIRQVVDLLNEDGLIAYPTDSSYALGCRLGNRKGIERIREIRHLGSDHHFTLVCRDFAQFGQFVQLNNSRFRMVKSVTPGGYTFILPATKEVPRRLLHPKKKTVGVRIPDHRVAQALLAELGEPLVSSTLLLPGESEPLTQGWEIKERLDHLLDAVLDSGDCGAEPTTVVDLSREEPEILRRGTGDPAPFE, encoded by the coding sequence ATGGCCAGATACTTCGACGTGCATCCGGTGGACCCGCAGCCGCGGGCGATCCGCCAGGTGGTCGATCTGCTCAACGAGGACGGGCTGATCGCCTACCCGACGGACTCGAGCTACGCGCTGGGCTGCCGGCTGGGGAACCGCAAGGGCATCGAGCGCATCCGGGAGATCCGGCACCTCGGCAGCGACCACCACTTCACCCTGGTGTGCCGGGACTTCGCGCAGTTCGGGCAGTTCGTCCAGTTGAACAACTCGCGGTTCCGGATGGTCAAGTCGGTGACCCCGGGCGGCTACACGTTCATCCTCCCCGCCACCAAGGAGGTGCCGCGGCGGCTGCTCCACCCGAAGAAGAAGACGGTGGGCGTGCGCATCCCGGACCACCGGGTGGCCCAGGCGCTGCTCGCCGAGCTCGGTGAGCCGCTGGTGTCGAGCACGCTGCTGCTGCCGGGCGAGTCCGAGCCGCTCACCCAGGGCTGGGAGATCAAGGAACGGCTCGACCACCTGCTCGACGCGGTGCTCGACTCCGGGGACTGCGGCGCCGAGCCGACCACGGTCGTCGACCTCTCCCGGGAGGAGCCGGAGATCCTGCGCCGGGGCACCGGGGACCCGGCACCGTTCGAGTAG
- a CDS encoding FAD binding domain-containing protein, with protein sequence MIPAPFDYVRPGSLDEAVAALADAGEDAKVLAGGQSLLPLLRLRLAYPSTLVDIGRVPELRGVRDAGDHVFIGAMTTHDEVLHSEVVRAECPLVALATATVADPAVRHRGTLGGALAHADPAGDLPAVAVALDMRMVARSRDGERVIPASEFFVDYLETALAPGEILVGVQVPKLGPGWGFHYEKFHRTAQAWAIVGVAAAVRRSNGTVEEARIGLTNMATRPVRAAAVEEAVRGAAVTDTSALRSAAAHAAENTDPPSDLHGGPDYRRHLAQVLTHRALMAAAAA encoded by the coding sequence ATGATCCCGGCACCGTTCGACTACGTTCGGCCCGGCTCGCTCGACGAGGCGGTGGCCGCGCTCGCCGACGCGGGCGAGGACGCCAAGGTCCTCGCGGGGGGCCAGTCGCTGCTGCCGCTGCTGCGGCTGCGCCTCGCCTACCCCTCCACCCTCGTCGACATCGGCCGGGTGCCCGAGCTGCGCGGCGTGCGCGACGCGGGCGACCACGTGTTCATCGGCGCGATGACCACGCACGACGAGGTGCTCCACTCGGAGGTCGTGCGGGCCGAGTGCCCGCTGGTCGCGCTCGCCACGGCCACCGTCGCCGACCCCGCGGTACGGCACCGCGGCACGCTCGGCGGCGCGCTCGCCCACGCCGACCCGGCCGGTGACCTGCCCGCGGTGGCGGTCGCGCTCGACATGCGCATGGTCGCCCGGTCCCGGGACGGCGAGCGGGTGATCCCGGCGTCCGAGTTCTTCGTCGACTACCTGGAGACGGCGCTCGCCCCCGGCGAGATCCTCGTCGGCGTCCAGGTGCCGAAGCTCGGCCCGGGCTGGGGCTTCCACTACGAGAAGTTCCACCGCACCGCCCAGGCGTGGGCGATCGTCGGCGTGGCCGCGGCGGTCCGGCGGTCGAACGGCACGGTCGAGGAGGCCCGCATCGGCCTCACCAACATGGCCACCCGGCCGGTGCGCGCCGCCGCCGTGGAGGAGGCCGTCCGCGGGGCCGCCGTCACCGACACCTCGGCGCTGCGGAGCGCCGCCGCCCACGCGGCCGAGAACACCGACCCGCCCTCCGACCTGCACGGTGGGCCCGACTACCGCCGGCACCTCGCGCAGGTCCTCACCCACCGCGCCCTCATGGCCGCGGCCGCCGCCTAG
- a CDS encoding DsbA family oxidoreductase produces the protein MLVEVWSDFVCPWCYIAGSRLRRALAEYERADEVEVEWRSFLLDPTHRRGVRKGVHEMLTEKTGASLDDVRAMTDRVRGLAAEEGLVYDVERAVVVNTVDAHRLYHLAKAHGVADQVHRRLMRAHFAEGELLDDIDTLVRLGAEAGVPEEEARRALTGDDHARDVKLDVRQARVYGIGGVPFFVLDRTYAVSGAQPVEVLLSALRTAHTAGDAAADAPAG, from the coding sequence GTGCTTGTCGAGGTGTGGTCCGATTTCGTCTGCCCGTGGTGCTACATCGCCGGGAGCCGGCTGCGGCGGGCGCTCGCCGAGTACGAACGCGCGGACGAGGTGGAGGTCGAGTGGCGCAGCTTCCTGCTCGACCCGACGCACCGCAGGGGCGTCCGCAAGGGCGTGCACGAGATGCTCACCGAGAAGACCGGCGCCTCGCTCGACGACGTGCGCGCGATGACCGACCGGGTGCGCGGCCTCGCGGCCGAGGAGGGGCTCGTCTACGACGTGGAGCGCGCGGTCGTGGTCAACACCGTCGACGCCCACCGGCTGTACCACCTCGCCAAGGCGCACGGCGTCGCCGACCAGGTCCACCGGCGGCTGATGCGCGCCCACTTCGCCGAGGGTGAGCTGCTCGACGACATCGACACCCTGGTACGGCTCGGCGCCGAGGCCGGCGTGCCCGAGGAGGAGGCGCGCCGCGCGCTCACCGGCGACGACCACGCCCGCGACGTCAAGCTCGACGTGCGCCAGGCCCGGGTGTACGGCATCGGCGGCGTGCCGTTCTTCGTGCTCGACCGCACCTACGCGGTATCCGGCGCGCAGCCGGTCGAGGTGCTGCTCTCCGCGCTGCGCACCGCGCACACCGCCGGGGACGCCGCGGCGGACGCGCCGGCCGGCTGA